One part of the Marinilabiliales bacterium genome encodes these proteins:
- a CDS encoding 2-C-methyl-D-erythritol 4-phosphate cytidylyltransferase, translating into MEQMTIIVAGGSGTRMNTEIPKQFLLLNDEPVLMRTIRAFNSFSPGMEIVVVLPADQVKYWETLCRKQGFSIPHTIVEGGETRHHSVKNAINRIKPGMLVAIHDGVRPLVSQALIRTCFDTASVLGNAVPATGLSDSIRRIEGDSNFRVDRSLFRMVQTPQVFSSDLLIEAFRQDYDPVFTDEATLVERAGHKIHLVKGQPDNIKITTTLDMCIASAIIEAC; encoded by the coding sequence ATGGAACAGATGACCATCATAGTGGCAGGAGGATCCGGTACACGGATGAATACCGAAATACCGAAACAGTTTCTCCTGCTGAATGACGAGCCTGTCCTGATGAGGACAATACGGGCATTTAACAGTTTCAGTCCCGGGATGGAGATAGTGGTCGTTTTGCCGGCCGACCAGGTAAAGTACTGGGAGACCCTTTGCCGGAAACAGGGGTTCAGCATACCACACACGATAGTGGAGGGCGGAGAGACCAGGCACCATTCGGTTAAAAATGCAATTAACAGAATAAAGCCTGGTATGCTGGTTGCAATACATGACGGCGTCAGACCCCTTGTAAGCCAGGCCCTTATTCGCACCTGTTTCGATACCGCCTCTGTTCTGGGCAATGCCGTTCCGGCGACCGGGCTGTCCGATTCGATCCGCCGTATTGAAGGCGACAGTAATTTCAGGGTCGACCGCTCACTGTTCAGGATGGTACAGACACCGCAGGTATTCAGCTCAGATTTGCTGATTGAGGCTTTCAGGCAGGATTACGATCCGGTATTTACCGACGAGGCAACTCTTGTGGAAAGAGCCGGCCACAAAATACACCTGGTAAAGGGGCAGCCGGATAATATAAAGATCACCACAACTCTTGACATGTGCATTGCCTCGGCAATAATAGAGGCATGCTGA